In Pleurocapsa sp. PCC 7319, the following are encoded in one genomic region:
- a CDS encoding class I SAM-dependent methyltransferase, producing the protein MNEPNSDARYTMGRSQEETERLIQQSHLYGDLTQRFLKEAGIIKGMRILDVGSGAGDVALAAAELVGSEGEVVGVDVNEEIFNTGRERAKQSGFENITFIEGDARTLALEGQFDAVVGRLVLMYMSDPAEALRQLSTHLRPGGIVAFQELDFTALAQNVHPNTPLINTLNKWCIDVFQRSGAHIGMGLDLYSTFGDAGLPEPSIYLSAPAGGPEMWLGYEYITNSFRSMLPLIEDYGIATPEEVDIETLTERLRREVILSKRPIVLPLHVTAWAQLTN; encoded by the coding sequence ATGAATGAACCGAACAGTGATGCAAGATATACGATGGGACGCAGTCAAGAGGAGACGGAGCGTTTGATTCAGCAGTCGCATCTATATGGAGACCTGACGCAGCGTTTTCTCAAGGAGGCTGGCATTATTAAAGGGATGAGGATCCTCGATGTTGGTAGTGGTGCTGGAGACGTAGCGCTAGCTGCGGCCGAATTAGTCGGTTCAGAAGGAGAAGTCGTAGGAGTGGATGTAAACGAAGAGATTTTCAATACTGGTCGAGAACGGGCAAAGCAATCTGGGTTTGAAAACATCACTTTCATTGAGGGGGACGCTCGAACTCTTGCCTTGGAGGGACAATTCGATGCTGTAGTTGGTCGACTTGTGCTTATGTATATGTCAGATCCTGCAGAAGCCCTCAGACAGCTCTCAACTCATCTACGCCCAGGAGGGATAGTGGCATTCCAGGAGCTAGACTTTACAGCATTGGCTCAGAATGTTCATCCGAATACGCCACTGATAAACACCCTGAACAAATGGTGTATCGATGTGTTTCAGCGTTCAGGAGCCCATATAGGAATGGGTCTCGATCTCTACAGTACTTTTGGGGATGCTGGTTTACCTGAGCCTTCCATATACCTGTCGGCACCAGCTGGCGGTCCCGAAATGTGGCTGGGTTATGAGTATATTACCAATAGTTTCCGAAGCATGCTACCTCTCATAGAAGATTATGGGATCGCCACGCCTGAAGAAGTTGATATTGAAACATTGACAGAACGACTTCGCAGAGAAGTGATTTTGTCAAAACGTCCGATAGTATTGCCACTACATGTAACAGCCTGGGCACAGCTTACAAACTAA
- a CDS encoding DUF4230 domain-containing protein, which translates to MKTSKSLLPIWQQIILWGTGSISIIILLIFLGIWRTSDRAIDFVENLFKSQPINPQIENQTLIVQRIKSMQELTTTVQTMETIVPTSADRKLGDISLATTRLLYIARGEIRAGVDLSELEAKDIKVSNNKIEINLPPAKILDSKIDVNRSRVYDYDRGFLNLGPDVAPQLQTLAQRKTLTEIVKTACNEGILNAANTKAENAITQLLTSTSFQQVKINTTTPEACVVVN; encoded by the coding sequence GTGAAAACATCAAAATCATTACTGCCAATCTGGCAACAAATTATTCTTTGGGGTACGGGAAGTATTAGCATCATTATCCTCTTAATCTTTTTGGGTATCTGGCGGACAAGCGATCGCGCTATAGATTTTGTAGAAAATTTATTTAAATCCCAGCCGATTAATCCCCAAATTGAGAATCAAACTCTAATTGTGCAGCGTATTAAAAGTATGCAGGAGTTGACTACTACTGTCCAAACGATGGAAACTATTGTTCCTACCTCTGCCGATCGCAAATTAGGAGATATTTCTTTAGCTACCACCCGATTACTCTACATTGCTAGAGGAGAAATTAGAGCAGGAGTCGATCTTAGCGAGCTAGAAGCTAAAGATATAAAAGTTAGTAATAATAAGATTGAAATCAATTTACCCCCGGCCAAAATACTCGATAGCAAAATAGATGTAAATCGTTCCCGCGTCTACGATTATGATCGTGGTTTTTTAAATCTTGGTCCCGATGTTGCCCCCCAGCTACAAACTTTGGCACAAAGGAAAACTCTAACGGAAATTGTTAAGACTGCCTGTAATGAAGGTATTTTAAATGCTGCTAACACCAAGGCTGAAAATGCTATTACCCAACTTTTAACTAGTACTAGCTTTCAACAAGTAAAAATAAACACAACTACCCCAGAAGCTTGTGTAGTAGTTAATTAG
- a CDS encoding tetratricopeptide repeat protein, which produces MMVTWYNRGLALGNLGKHEEAIASYDKEYQEMAITDSDFDNIRKDSRFQALIE; this is translated from the coding sequence ATGATGGTTACTTGGTACAACCGTGGTCTTGCCCTGGGTAACTTAGGCAAACACGAAGAAGCGATCGCCTCCTACGATAAAGAATATCAAGAAATGGCAATAACTGACTCTGATTTCGATAATATTAGGAAAGATTCAAGATTTCAGGCTTTAATCGAGTAG
- a CDS encoding tetratricopeptide repeat protein: MSDSDFTIPISQSENSCSESTTEYGYKALKPGDILNHRYYIVKELGSGGFATTYLALDQQSISQDKYAVKQLQPRFNSSSVWASAKERLATEAMVLQWLGKHDQIPNFIGHFEENQQFYLVLEFVEGEEFEQEVHQQVLNEAQAIDFLFDILELLKSVHSQGIIHRDIKPSNLIRRQKDGKMILIDFGAVKEIGTMAFDASKQQVRTQIIGTPGYMAPEQNNGKPVYSSDIYALGKTVIFGMTNRSPMEWEESESGEMIAWNKKIAISEAFLNIINRMTAKNTAERYRSAEDVLCDLRPLEMIGKTIADKYHIVQYLGGTKEIISYVINSLEGESKQKYYLEILEPQSEESLSLSDAANDIMTGLNRLLMIDNGQRIPDVIEYFIDESKIYIVQEYISGKNLLQIIEDQFILSEAEVIDLLIDTAEALNPIHKQKIIHKNIQPSSLVRRCRDHKITLINFGLINEAINFHVDSKIGYIPPEQIAGRATYASDIYALGMTAIHVLTGTSPQNLEKNTRTGEVIWHRKARISPGFAKILDKMICLDQSQRYQSLNKVIKDLKKTKHKSRFRGWYKYLIIPPILIGGVVIGFTQWAQRVAILEFYKGDLKLEANQYQQAIDYYNNGLSKLPNTKGQVRNFEQVWLKKAKAQRQLGNYAAALDTCTTALRFYQSYQLWNCKALTLYSLKRYEPAIAAYDQAIEIAPEYLWVWNNRGEAYNRLGKTELAEVDFQKAIELDSSRSFVPWNNLGKLHYEQKEYQKSIEAYEQALAVKKDYLPALIGLGNAQKAIQLYSQAEESYDRALAINPNYHDAWYGKGSVAEYLRQYPTAKEYYQKAFELKPDWEAVIKALERVDRKLGI, encoded by the coding sequence ATGTCAGACTCAGACTTTACCATTCCCATTTCTCAATCCGAAAATTCTTGCTCTGAAAGTACTACTGAGTATGGCTACAAAGCTCTTAAACCAGGAGACATACTTAATCACAGATATTATATTGTTAAAGAATTGGGTAGTGGAGGATTTGCCACTACTTATTTAGCCTTGGATCAGCAATCAATTAGCCAAGATAAGTACGCAGTAAAGCAACTTCAGCCAAGATTTAACAGCTCGTCAGTTTGGGCCAGCGCCAAAGAACGCTTGGCAACAGAAGCCATGGTACTTCAATGGTTGGGAAAACACGATCAAATTCCCAACTTCATTGGTCATTTTGAAGAGAATCAACAGTTTTACTTGGTTCTAGAATTTGTTGAAGGAGAAGAATTTGAGCAAGAAGTTCATCAACAAGTCTTAAATGAAGCCCAGGCAATTGATTTTCTATTTGATATTTTAGAATTGCTCAAATCAGTTCATTCCCAGGGCATTATTCACCGCGACATTAAACCGTCTAACTTAATTCGACGTCAGAAAGACGGCAAAATGATTTTGATTGATTTTGGTGCTGTTAAAGAAATTGGCACTATGGCTTTTGATGCCAGTAAGCAACAGGTTCGAACCCAAATCATTGGTACTCCAGGATATATGGCTCCTGAGCAAAACAATGGTAAACCAGTCTATAGCAGCGATATTTATGCTCTGGGAAAAACTGTTATTTTTGGCATGACTAACAGGTCGCCAATGGAATGGGAAGAAAGTGAATCTGGTGAAATGATTGCTTGGAATAAAAAAATCGCAATCAGTGAAGCTTTCCTGAATATTATTAATCGCATGACTGCTAAGAACACAGCAGAACGATATCGAAGTGCGGAAGATGTACTTTGCGATTTAAGACCTTTAGAGATGATTGGCAAAACTATTGCTGATAAATATCATATAGTGCAGTATCTAGGTGGTACCAAGGAAATTATTTCTTATGTTATTAATAGTCTCGAAGGAGAAAGTAAACAAAAGTATTATTTAGAAATATTAGAACCTCAAAGCGAAGAATCCTTATCTTTATCTGACGCTGCCAATGACATAATGACAGGATTAAACAGGCTATTAATGATTGATAATGGTCAGAGAATTCCTGATGTTATTGAATATTTTATTGATGAATCCAAGATCTACATTGTCCAAGAGTATATTTCAGGTAAAAATTTATTACAGATCATTGAAGACCAATTTATTCTGTCTGAAGCAGAAGTGATTGATCTTTTGATAGATACTGCTGAAGCTTTAAACCCAATTCATAAACAGAAAATTATTCATAAAAATATTCAACCATCTAGTTTAGTCAGACGTTGTCGCGATCACAAAATCACCTTAATTAATTTTGGTTTGATTAATGAAGCGATTAACTTTCATGTTGATAGCAAAATCGGTTATATTCCCCCAGAACAGATTGCGGGCAGAGCTACTTATGCCAGCGATATTTACGCTCTGGGAATGACGGCAATTCACGTATTAACTGGTACTTCGCCACAAAATCTCGAAAAGAATACTCGCACAGGGGAAGTTATCTGGCATCGTAAAGCAAGGATTAGTCCTGGCTTTGCCAAAATCTTAGATAAAATGATCTGTTTGGATCAAAGTCAGAGATATCAGTCTCTTAATAAAGTAATCAAAGACCTCAAAAAAACTAAACATAAGTCTCGATTTAGGGGCTGGTATAAATATCTCATTATTCCACCTATTTTGATTGGTGGTGTTGTGATTGGATTCACTCAATGGGCGCAGAGAGTTGCTATCTTGGAATTTTATAAAGGAGATCTTAAATTAGAGGCTAATCAATATCAACAAGCAATTGATTATTACAATAATGGACTCAGTAAATTACCCAATACTAAGGGACAAGTTAGAAATTTTGAACAGGTTTGGTTGAAAAAAGCTAAAGCTCAAAGACAATTGGGGAATTATGCAGCAGCTTTAGATACCTGTACCACTGCTTTACGATTTTATCAGAGTTATCAATTATGGAATTGTAAGGCGTTAACATTATATAGTTTGAAGAGATATGAACCCGCGATCGCCGCTTACGATCAAGCGATCGAGATTGCTCCTGAATACCTATGGGTATGGAACAATCGCGGAGAAGCTTATAACCGCCTCGGAAAAACAGAGCTAGCAGAAGTCGATTTTCAAAAAGCAATTGAGCTCGATTCTAGTAGAAGTTTTGTTCCTTGGAACAATCTTGGTAAGCTTCATTATGAGCAGAAAGAATATCAAAAGTCGATTGAAGCTTATGAGCAAGCATTAGCTGTAAAAAAAGATTATCTTCCGGCACTGATTGGGTTAGGTAACGCCCAAAAAGCTATTCAATTATATTCTCAGGCTGAAGAATCTTATGATCGTGCTTTGGCCATCAATCCGAATTATCATGATGCTTGGTATGGAAAAGGCTCTGTTGCTGAATATTT